The following are encoded together in the Tetrapisispora phaffii CBS 4417 chromosome 5, complete genome genome:
- the PXL1 gene encoding Pxl1p (similar to Saccharomyces cerevisiae PXL1 (YKR090W); ancestral locus Anc_5.691), whose protein sequence is MSNIYGSPFPKINPNIRYRTTLERAGFDVNFQAGKNGHKSGTSITLKSEHSNVTPASANSNASVRSPPYMNHNKSNNNVQEQLFNFENPNNKSNVSIGSQRHNQNNNASFRLQKNNHSNLSVNSQRHNQSDLSLGSHGKNNAASQELNPVEKSFMMLTENDTTTSFHTAVEQDFYTPQPQLNPYTQKTTAYNQNNNHDSLNLNANPELERNLTNHSEDLKPVISRTTKSLKSHFDEESYSSKNSSAASNFNPILNEHNGNVPSGNNPRRSVAESFISEDLNLGLNEKVKIPNNASVYSQRTHQSSNSNMRSNKSADTLNFSNSPVSERQWKGNTLDDEDSSTPVLATNQEVEKLLEQLNNSSLSRENNLDLDLQNKSLSYDALQNVDYPRKDTIDPFLNLNNSDTRFKKSSAYLSGYQPKLHEFQTFEYETEELPKLNSNTLPETVNEEPVENTLPATTSIEKGFQDYDKQNSVEDLNKVATDPLHFNAGSTINFADTIATTTVTDTLAAAAAAATSTTSTTNDKQNIDTPTIDNFEINSQAQKIYPPGEGPCRKCGLEIIGKRIYSKHNNELSGQWHRDCFQCALCDITFNKTTPCYIIDDRPYCQQHYHETNNSICQICNKFIEGECLENDKQERFHTDCLTCFICRSSMKEVYYIFNGEVPICGNHDIDTLLRDGLGGNADQSSSNNGNGHHPNRNNTLMKRRTKLINFA, encoded by the coding sequence ATGTCTAATATCTACGGGTCGCCTTTTCCTAAGATAAATCCAAATATACGCTATAGAACTACTTTGGAGAGAGCTGGGTTCGATGTAAATTTCCAAGCAGGTAAAAATGGCCATAAATCTGGAACGAGTATAACTTTAAAGAGTGAGCACAGTAATGTCACGCCGGCGTCCGCGAACTCTAATGCGTCAGTGAGGAGCCCTCCTTATATGAATCacaataaatcaaataacaATGTACAAGAacaattgtttaattttgaGAATCCAAACAACAAGAGTAATGTGAGCATTGGTTCACAACGGCACAACCagaataataatgcaaGTTTTCGTctgcaaaaaaataatcataGTAATTTGAGTGTTAATTCTCAGAGGCACAACCAAAGTGATCTAAGCCTTGGGTCGCACGGAAAGAACAACGCTGCATCTCAGGAGTTGAATCCGGTCGAAAAGAGTTTTATGATGTTGACCGAAAACGATACTACAACTTCGTTCCATACCGCAGTAGAACAAGATTTTTACACACCGCAACCTCAACTAAATCCATACACGCAAAAGACTACTGCGTacaatcaaaataataatcacGATTCGTTGAACTTGAATGCCAATCCAGAATTGGAGAGAAACTTGACGAATCATTCAGAAGATCTCAAGCCGGTGATTTCAAGAACTACTAAATCTTTGAAATCCCATTTCGATGAAGAAAGTTACTCATCAAAAAATAGTAGTGCAGCTTCGAATTTCAAtccaattttaaatgaGCATAATGGAAATGTGCCCTCCGGAAATAATCCAAGAAGAAGCGTTGCAGAGTCTTTTATTTCAGAGGATTTGAATTTAGGACTAAATGAAAAGGTGAAAATACCTAACAATGCATCTGTTTATTCACAAAGAACACACCAAAGCTCTAATAGTAATATGAGAAGTAATAAATCAGCGGATACCCTTAACTTTTCGAACTCTCCAGTTTCTGAGCGTCAATGGAAAGGAAATACTCTAGACGACGAAGATTCAAGCACCCCTGTTTTGGCAACCAATCAAGAAGTAGAAAAATTACTGGAGCAATTGAATAACAGCTCACTTTCTAGAGAGAATAATCTCGACCTAGACCTACAAAATAAATCCTTATCTTATGATGCTTTACAAAATGTCGATTACCCAAGAAAAGATACCATAGATCCATTTTTGAATCTCAATAACTCCGATACCCGTTTTAAGAAATCAAGTGCTTATTTGTCCGGTTATCAACCTAAACTGCATGAATTTCAAACTTTCGAATATGAAACTGAAGAACTACCtaaattgaattcaaatacaCTACCGGAGACAGTAAACGAAGAGCCTGTCGAAAATACCCTGCCGGCAACAacttcaattgaaaaaggCTTCCAAGATTATGATAAACAGAATTCAGTTGAAGATTTAAACAAAGTGGCAACTGATCCACTACATTTCAATGCAGGTAGTACTATCAATTTTGCTGACACTATCGCCACCACTACTGTTACAGATACTcttgctgctgctgctgctgctgctaCCAGTACTACCAGTACTACTAATGACAAACAAAATATCGATACACCTactattgataattttgagATTAACTCACAAgctcaaaaaatataccCACCTGGTGAAGGTCCTTGCAGAAAATGTGGTCTTGAGATTATCGGTAAACGTATTTACTCCAAACACAATAATGAACTTTCAGGGCAATGGCACCGTGATTGTTTCCAATGTGCACTATGTGATATcacttttaataaaactaCACCTTGTTATATTATCGATGACCGACCATATTGTCAACAACACTATCATGAAACAAACAACAGCATCTGCCAAATTTGTAACAAATTTATAGAGGGTGAATGTCTAGAGAATGACAAACAAGAACGCTTCCACACTGATTGTTTAACTTGTTTCATCTGTAGATCGTCAATGAAAGaagtttattatatatttaatggaGAAGTTCCAATTTGTGGCAACCACGATATTGATACTTTATTAAGAGATGGATTGGGAGGCAACGCCGACCAATCTTCATCTAACAATGGGAACGGACATCATCCAAATAGAAATAACACACTCATGAAAAGAAGGACTAAACTAATTAATTTTGCATAA